One Mugil cephalus isolate CIBA_MC_2020 chromosome 12, CIBA_Mcephalus_1.1, whole genome shotgun sequence DNA segment encodes these proteins:
- the otc gene encoding ornithine transcarbamylase, mitochondrial, translating to MSLRLLSRNSPAFKCLKFFHDWPARGFSSAASLGSVNLKGRSCLTLKDFSSDEIKRLLWVSGDLKHRIKHEKQDLPLLKGKSIAMIFEKRSTRTRMSTETGFALLGGHPCFLTSQDIHLGVNESSTDTARVLSGLCDIVLARVYSHSTLEELDKEASIPIINGLSDLYHPIQIMADFLTLQEHYGSLSGLTVSWIGDGNNILHSFMMTAAKLGVHLKIATPKGYEPEKSVIQEAERLSKEHGTQLILTSDPMEAAHGSNVLVTDTWVSMGQEEQKKKRLKDFQGYQITMQTGSVAKPDWTFLHCLPRKMEEVDDQVFYSSRSLVFPEAENRKWTIMGLMVSLLTDYVPQSPMMKF from the exons ATGTCTTTGAGGCTTTTATCCAGAAACAGCCCCGCtttcaaatgtttgaaattttTCCACGACTGGCCTGCACGAGGGTTTAG CTCAGCAGCTTCCCTCGGTTCCGTGAATTTAAAAGGCCGCAGCTGCCTCACACTTAAAGATTTTAGCTCGGATGAAATCAAGAGGCTGTTGTGGGTGTCAGGAGACCTCAAGCACAGGatcaaacatgaaaaacag gatttGCCTCTTCTTAAAGGAAAGTCGATTGCGATGATATTTGAGAAGAGGAGCACCAGGACAAGAATGTCCACAGAAACAG gtTTTGCTTTGTTGGGCGGACACCCGTGTTTCCTTACCTCGCAGGACATCCACCTGGGAGTGAATGAGAGTTCCACGGACACAGCTAG GGTTCTTTCGGGACTCTGCGACATCGTCTTGGCTCGAGTGTACAGCCACTCGACGCTGGAGGAGCTGGATAAAGAGGCTTCCATCCCCATAATTAACGGCCTGTCCGATCTGTATCACCCGATCCAGATCATGGCCGACTTCCTCACCTTACAG GAGCACTATGGATCCCTTAGTGGACTGACAGTGAGCTGGATCGGTGATGGGAACAACATCCTCCACTCCTTCATGATGACTGCAGCCAAACTCGGAGTTCATCTTAAGATTGCTACACCAAAG GGGTATGAGCCAGAAAAGAGTGTCATTCAAGAGGCAGAAAGGCTCTCCAAAGAG CACGGGACTCAGCTCattctgacctctgacccaaTGGAGGCCGCCCATGGCAGCAATGTTTTGGTGACTGACACCTGGGTCAGCATGGGAcaagaagagcagaagaaaaagaggctCAAAGATTTCCAAGGTTACCAGATTACTATGCAg ACAGGAAGTGTAGCCAAACCAGACTGGACCTTCCTCCACTGTCTCCCCCGTAaaatggaggaggtggatgacCAGGTGTTCTACTCATCCCGCTCCCTCGTCTTCCCTGAGGCTGAGAACAGAAAATGGACAATCATG GGCCTGATGGTTTCACTTCTGACCGACTATGTTCCACAAAGCCCCATGATGAAGTTTTAA
- the gpr161a gene encoding G-protein coupled receptor 161, translated as MNSSRNCTVVGNGEGLSALETITIVTITLLACLGNLMIVATLYRRPYLLTPSNKFVFSLTLSNLLLSVLVLPFVAVSSAKREWVFGVVWCNFTALLYLLISSASMLTLGAIAIDRYYAVLYPMIYPMKITGNRAVVVIVYVWLHSLVGCLPPLFGWSSFEFDCFKWTCVASWHREPSYTAFWVTWCMLPPFFVMLVCYGVIFRVARMKARKVHCGTVIVAQDDATGAQRNGRKNSSTSTSSNGSRRSLVYAGSQCKAFVTILVVIGTFLVTWGPYVAVVCTEALWGLGSVSQGLETLVAWLSFCSAVCHPLIYGLWNKTVRKELLGMCFGDRYYRESFATRQRTSRLFSISNRITDLGMSPHLTAMLAGGGHLLAPGSSTGDTGFSFTQDSCTDVMLLDNFSTDGCSLLQHHGNPSGKRRSSVTFEDQVEQSKAENTSSVQVHAEVHKSLDTFASCLAKAIENDAKLTLFGEGLALPGGLFTTRPAPKPRYLDGQRLRLESIDEGIVKDDREEEGEEEEQEVEEKPA; from the exons atgaacagcagcaggaacTGCACCGTGGTGGGGAATGGCGAGGGTCTATCTGCCCTGGAGACGATCACCATCGTGACCATCACGCTCCTCGCCTGCTTGGGGAACCTGATGATCGTGGCCACCCTTTACCGCAGGCCTTACCTGCTCACACCCAGCAACAAGTTTGTGTTCAGCCTGACTCTGTCCAACCTGCTGCTGTCCGTGCTGGTGCTGCCGTTCGTGGCGGTGAGCTCGGCAAAGAGAGAGTGGGTGTTTGGGGTGGTGTGGTGCAACTTCACCGCCTTGCTGTACCTGCTCATCAGCTCGGCCAGCATGCTCACCCTCGGAGCTATTGCTATTGACAG GTACTACGCCGTGCTCTACCCGATGATCTACCCGATGAAGATCACAGGGAACCGGGCGGTTGTCGTCATTGTCTACGTGTGGTTACACTCGCTGGTGGGATGCCTGCCTCCTCTGTTCGGCTGGTCCTCGTTCGAATTCGACTGCTTCAAGTGGACGTGTGTCGCGTCTTGGCACAGAGAGCCGAGCTACACGGCCTTCTGGGTCACCTGGTGCATGCTTCCTCCCTTCTTCGTCATGCTGGTCTGTTACGGCGTCATTTTCCGCGTTGCCCGCATGAAAGCGCGCAAAGTTCACTGTGGGACGGTTATCGTGGCCCAGGACGACGCCACGGGAGCTCAGAGGAACGGGCGAAAGAACTCGAGCACCTCGACTTCCTCTAATGGAAGTCGGCGGAGCCTAGTGTACGCAGGGAGTCAGTGCAAGGCCTTCGTCACCATATTGGTAGTGATTGGCACCTTCCTCGTGACCTGGGGGCCGTACGTTGCGGTGGTGTGCACCGAGGCTTTGTGGGGGCTGGGCAGCGTGTCTCAGGGACTGGAGACTCTAGTAGCTTGGCTGTCTTTCTGCAGCGCCGTGTGCCACCCGCTCATCTACGGCCTGTGGAATAAAACGGTGAGGAAGGAGCTGCTGGGGATGTGCTTTGGAGACCGCTACTATAGAGAGTCATTTGCCACACGACAGAGGACGTCGCGCCTCTTCAGCATCTCCAACAGAATCACAG acTTGGGTATGTCCCCACACCTGACTGCCATGCTGGCTGGCGGGGGACATCTGTTGGCCCCAGGGAGCAGCACAGGAGATACTGGTTTCAGTTTCACTCAGGACTCAT GTACAGATGTGATGCTGCTGGATAACTTCTCTACAGACGGCTGCTCCCTCCTGCAGCACCACGGGAATCCGTccgggaagaggaggagctcgGTGACCTTTGAAGACCAGGTGGAGCAATCCAAAG CTGAAAACACGTCTTCAGTCCAAGTCCATGCAGAGGTTCACAAATCCCTCGACACGTTCGCCTCCTGCTTGGCGAAGGCCATAGAGAACGACGCCAAGCTCACCCTGTTCGGGGAGGGTTTGGCTCTGCCGGGGGGGCTCTTCACCACGAGGCCGGCACCGAAACCGAGGTACCTGGACGGTCAGAGGCTGAGGCTGGAGAGCATCGATGAAGGGATTGTCAAAgacgacagagaagaagaaggagaagaagaagagcaggaggtggaggagaaaccGGCCTGA